The DNA segment tgattctatgaactgatGTACTTGAAGGGtacacaggaaagctggggagggactgttcacaaaggcttgtagtgataggacatggagcaatgggtataaactggagaggggaagatttagactagacataaggaagaatttcttcaccatgagggtggtgagagacatgcacaggttgcccagggaagctgttgatgttccatccctggaggttttcaaggccaggttggatggggccttgggcagcctgatcgagtaggaggtgtccctgcccatggcaggggggttggaactggatgatctttaaggtcccttcaaacccaaactattctatgatgccTCTAGGAGCTCTTGGTCCTTGAAAGCGTGCACCCCTGCTAATGGCTCCTTATTCTAAGTCAAGCTGATtgtagcaaagaaaagaaagcgATCAGGTCTGGTCCTTGAGGCTAACGGAATCACGCATGGGGGCAGGGGGCACTACCTCAGAAGATAATAAAGCATCCAAAGTCTTTCTTCGGGTTTAGTTCAAACAGCCCTGCAGCGGTCAGCAGTACCCAGTTCAAAGGTGACAACTCCAACAGAGGCTGGACTCTGCTTTTATGGCACCTCCTACAGGAGGATCTCAAAGGGCTTTGCAATCATTGAGAAATCATGCTCTGCACATCCTTAGGAGGTGGGTAAGAAGAATTCCCGCTTTACACAGACTGAGTAGACATCATCGAGCTGGCATCAGGGGCATGGTTACTCCCCAGCAACACTGGATATGCTGGCAAAAGGCACTTGTGCAGTGAAGAGCCACGTGCCCCAGGGTCTCAGCTCACTCAGGCATGGACCCACGCTCCCATCAGATGAGCCTCGTCACAGGAGGACCGGGTGGAAACCCTCACCAGGAGCTTGCTGTCTGACAGCACGCCAGGGCTGCACCGTGGGACACAGATACCACATCACCACCCCTGAGGGATTAATAACGACTGAGAAGTCGTCTCCTGTCTTTAAGCCACTGATGATCTTTCCGCTGTACACGTCTTGTACctgtaagagagagagagagagagatgatgGCTACCAGGATTTCCAGAGAACTCTCATCTTGAGGTGAAATCTGTAGTGACTGATGTGGCATAGTGGGATAGGGCACAGCAGTGGGCAGATGGAGGGTGATGGGCAGCTTTGCTTTGACAAGCAGACTCCCCTTTGTGTCGGAGGCAGGGAGTGGGAGTCTTTCCCCCCACCAAAATGCAGAGGGTGTcaaaggagggagctggaaaGAGGGGAATCCAGGTGCTGCAGGACTCCCCGCTATGCAGCGTGCCAGTGGGGCTCACCTCATATACGGCATCCTCGGGAAAGTGGAGCTTGGCCAGGCTGGTGGTGTAGAGGAAAGGCATATCTGTCCTCCTGCTGAAGAAGACGAGGGCACTGGCGCCCTGGGACAGCGGCCGTAGGAACACCTCGATGTGGGACTTCTCCTAGGGGAGGCAATGGGTGGGTGAAGCAGAGCTGCCGGGACCAGTGGTGACCCATAACTTCTGACCTTGCCCTGCAGGACTGCTATGCCAGCAGGTCCCCAGTTCCTAcagctcttctgcttctttgcaTCTCCTCCCTCCATATTGTGACCCGCTGTGCTGCTCCTGTCTGCTCTCCCAAACGCATCTGCCTTCCTCCTAACCTTGACAATCCTGCGCCCCTGGATTCCCAGGGGGTCCTGGTTGATCTGGATCATCAGGCGGTTCTGCAGGATCTCCTTGGCACTCGGGGAGATGGTGCGTAGATCCGTGGACATGAGAAGTGGAGCTGCCATCACTGTCCACAAGGCCATTTGGGAGCGTGACTGCTCGTAGCTAAGGCCAAAGTTTCCAATGATGAGCTGGAGGGGAGAAGGTAAAAAGATGGGACAGGCAGAAAAGGGTTAGAAACTTGTTCTGCTTGTCACCCTCAGTGATGCTGCAGCCTGCTGGGAGGGAGCATTCATGGGAAACCTCACACACACTActggagcagccctggagcagcCCACCACTGCCGAGAGATCCCATCCCGCCTGGTGCTGAGCCATCAGCACACACTCAAATGCACTTACCAACACCTTTGCTTCACCACTGTCCCTCCTTAGGCTGTGCAGGGGAAGACAAGGACACCTGGATAACTTGACAGGTGTCCTTGAGCAGTGAAGGATTCATTGCAACCTCGGGTTTTCCCACAGCTTAACCAAAGGCAACACAAGCTTTGCATCTTTGCAGCAATAGGGCTCCTGCTCATGATGCTCTTCCTTCGCCCTGCCCCTAGAAGGGGATCCCAGGAGATCCCCCAAGCCCAGCCAGCATCAGTGCACCCACCACCCAGGCGCACCATGTCTGGGTCATTCCAATGTCCAGGGCCAGCCGCCGGCTGCAGCACATCTTGGTTTTCGAAGAACCAGTCCAGGATGGAAAGTACACTGTCCCAGGAGTCCTGGATGTCGTCATAGTTACGCCAGAGGTTGCAGACCTCTTCCAGGATGGTGTAGTTCACCTGGAGAGGAGCACAGGGTCAGGCAGAAAGGATGGGGTCTGCAAGgtggggcagaaggggcagCCAGACTTGTTGCGAGTTGCAGCATCCAGAAGACATTGGTGTTTGCACAGGGATCTAGAGAAGGGCAACATCAGGTAGTGAAGGAGGAGTCACATCCCAATATGACCGGGCACATTCCAGTATGATAGGATGTCTGACAAAACAACCAGAGGCCGTGGGGAAATATGACCAGCTGCAAGAAGGAGGGCAGCTTGGGATTGACTCAGAAGGTGAAAgagcaaataaacaaacactCAATTCTCAAGAAATATTACTAGGACAAACATCCTATGTATTTCAAGCACTGAAACCAGACAGGACATATCTCAGAAGAGCATGCTGTCCGGATCAACTCCACACCAGCCAAGGGGCGTGGAGAGGGCACACTCCAGCACCTTCTTCTCCCAAAGTCCCACCACCCAGTCATATTGGGAACCCTACGTGTCCCCAGCGACAGGGGGGCCACATCCCCTCCAGGGACCTACATCCCCATCCTACCAGGGACAGAGTGATAAGCTCCTGCAGCTCCGATAAGAGCTTCCCGAGGGCACAGGGGACACGGGGAACAGTCACCAGATGGGAAACCCCTCACCTTGGGGGGAAGCCCCCCCTGATACGCTGGCCAGCTACAGGAGTAGACGATGGGACGGCCCGTGGCGTTCAAGGCCCTTGCCATTTGTGGGTAGCCTTAGGGAGAGAAGACGACAAGTGGTGAAGGACATGACCAGCAAGCAGCCTGCATCCCAGCCCACACGGCCAGGGGAACCCCAGGCCAGCCTGGCCTCCTGCCTTACACAGGGCACCCAAACTCCCTCCTCTGTGCCCAACAGCTGCAACAAGAGATGTGAGAGAAGAACCAAAACCAGCCAAACTTTTCTGCAGACACCCAGCTGCCCTGACCAAAGCAGCAAGGGGAGAAACACCAGCCAGCTGGGAAGTCTTTAccctctgcctgctcctctgctgaTGAGTAGCACCCATCCAGCTTCAGCATGTCCACACCCCACTCCGCAAAGGTCTGGGCGTCCCGCTCTACGAGGTCCAGCGTGGTGCCCGGGTAGCCCCCGCAGGTAAGGGTGCCCAGATCACCATAAATACCCAGTTTCAGACCGCGAGCATGGACCTGCGAGGAGAGGAGAGCTGTAAGGCAGGGACAAAGCAGAGGCCCGAGGTGCCTCCCAGAGACCAggctcctccatctcctcccgcCATGGTGTCATGGAAAcacaaagacacacacacacacacaccatcCCCACTGGGCACTCACGTAGTCAGCCAGAGCCTTAATCCCCCTGGGAAACCTCTCGGGGTCAGGAATCAGCCGTCCCTCTGCGTCCCGCTGCCTGGCTGACCAGCAGTCATCgatgttgatgtatttgtagcccagctccctccagccATCCTCCGCTAAGCGGTCTGCCATCTCAAAGAAGAGTGTCTCACTGTGGATCGGGGGAACGGAGACATGGCAGGCTGAACCCCAGTGACTTCTGTGACCCTCTGG comes from the Cuculus canorus isolate bCucCan1 chromosome 1, bCucCan1.pri, whole genome shotgun sequence genome and includes:
- the NAGA gene encoding alpha-N-acetylgalactosaminidase isoform X2; this translates as MAAAVTSVAAAALLTALSAALENGLARTPPMGWLAWERFRCNVDCGGDPRHCISETLFFEMADRLAEDGWRELGYKYINIDDCWSARQRDAEGRLIPDPERFPRGIKALADYVHARGLKLGIYGDLGTLTCGGYPGTTLDLVERDAQTFAEWGVDMLKLDGCYSSAEEQAEGYPQMARALNATGRPIVYSCSWPAYQGGLPPKVNYTILEEVCNLWRNYDDIQDSWDSVLSILDWFFENQDVLQPAAGPGHWNDPDMLIIGNFGLSYEQSRSQMALWTVMAAPLLMSTDLRTISPSAKEILQNRLMIQINQDPLGIQGRRIVKEKSHIEVFLRPLSQGASALVFFSRRTDMPFLYTTSLAKLHFPEDAVYEVQDVYSGKIISGLKTGDDFSVVINPSGVVMWYLCPTVQPWRAVRQQAPGEGFHPVLL
- the NAGA gene encoding alpha-N-acetylgalactosaminidase isoform X1, which produces MAAAVTSVAAAALLTALSAALENGLARTPPMGWLAWERFRCNVDCGGDPRHCISETLFFEMADRLAEDGWRELGYKYINIDDCWSARQRDAEGRLIPDPERFPRGIKALADYVHARGLKLGIYGDLGTLTCGGYPGTTLDLVERDAQTFAEWGVDMLKLDGCYSSAEEQAEGYPQMARALNATGRPIVYSCSWPAYQGGLPPKVNYTILEEVCNLWRNYDDIQDSWDSVLSILDWFFENQDVLQPAAGPGHWNDPDMLIIGNFGLSYEQSRSQMALWTVMAAPLLMSTDLRTISPSAKEILQNRLMIQINQDPLGIQGRRIVKEKSHIEVFLRPLSQGASALVFFSRRTDMPFLYTTSLAKLHFPEDAVYEVQDVYSGKIISGLKTGDDFSVVINPSGVVMWYLCPTVQPWRAVRQQAPAHILWRSFRWDTAYTNHLREGCSACEDCVVKPQHGETED